GTTTTACCCGGCACAGGGCACGGCGGAATGATAAAAGGAGTATGAAAAGCAGATATGGACGATGGCTATTCGGGCCTGGGAATGATCCTGGGTATAGCGGCAGTCGTTTTGATTGTCGTCTATCTCTTCTGGAGATATAAAAAATCCAAAGAGGAAAACGTAACAGAAGAAGATATCATGACGATGGTCAATGAGGGACATGAGCAGGGGGTTTTAGAGTCCAGCGAGGCGGAGATGATCACCAACATTTTTGAGTTTGATGACAAGGAAGCCAGCGATATCATGACCCACCGGAAGAATATTATAGCGCTGGATGGATCTGTAACTTTAAAAGAGGCGGCCCGGTTCGTTTTGAAGGAAGGGAAGAATTCCCGTTTTCCGGTATACGGCAAGGATCTGGACGATATCATTGGCACTGTACATATGCGGGATGTGCTGATCCACGCGGAGAATTCACAGGAGTCCCGGATGGCCCTTGCCAATGTTCCAGGTGTTCTGCGACCGGCACACTTTATCCCGGAGACACGCAATATCAACTCTCTGTTCAAAGAGATGCAGTCCCAGAAGATCCATATGGAGATTGTCATAGATGAGTACGGCCAGACCGCGGGCCTGGTCACCATGGAGGATATCTTAGAAGAGATCGTGGGGAATATCCTGGACGAGTACGATGTGGACGAGGAGTTCATCGTGCATGGGGAGGGAGATGCCCTGATCATGAGCGGAATGACGCCTCTTGAGGACGCCCAGGATGAGCTTAAGATTGAATTTCCTGAGGAGGATCTGGATAACTATGATACCATCAACGGACTTTTGATCTCCAAGCTGGACCGTATCCCGGATGAGGACGAGCAGCCGGAGGTTCGGTATTTGGGTTATCTTTTCTCTGTTATCAAGGTGGAGAACAAGATGATCCATTCTGTCAGAGTGACGAAGCAGCCGGAGGCGGAGCAGAGCGCGGAGGTGGAATCCGGGGAAGGCGTTTTCGAGGGCAGGGACAAGAGAGACCGGGACAAGAAAGACTGAGAGTAAGCTTTATAAACAGGGCTGCATTTGGCCCGGACAGAGGAAACGCCTTTTCCTGACAGATAAAGGCGTTTCTTTTGCGGTAAAACAAAGAACAAGCAGATATATAACATTCAGACAGATAGGATAAAATATGAGACAGATGATACAGGATACAAAAGACATGCTGCGGGATAAGACATTTCTGCAGAAGGCGCTCACGATCGCATTCCCCGTGGCGATGCAGGGGATGTTAAACACCATCGTCAACCTGGTGGATACCATGATGATCGGGACCTTGGGTGAGACGGCGATCGCGGCGGTGGGACTGGCAAACAAGGTATTCTTTGTGTTTTCCCTGCTGGTATTCGGTGTGGTCAGCGGCTCCGGCGTGCTGGCGGCACAGTACTGGGGCAACCGGGATGTGAAGAACATCCGCAAGGTACTGGGGCTTGCACTTATGATCTCCGTTTTTGGGGCGCTTTGTTTTGTTGTTCCGTCAGAGCTGCAGCCGAAAGCGGTAATGAGGATCTTTACTACAAGTGAAGGTGCGATCGCAGTAGGAGCGGCATACCTGGCGGTAGCAGCCCTGTCCTATCCGTTTACGGCGGTCACCAATACCTATGTGGCAATGCTGCGTGCGGTGGGACAGGTGAAGGCGCCTGTGATCATAAGCTGCATGACCATTTTGATCAATATCACCTTCAACTATATCCTGATCTTCGGGCATTTCGGCGCTCCGGCCATGGGAGCCGTGGGTGCGGCGGTAGCGACGCTGTTAGCCAGGGTGGTGGAATGTACGGCGATCATTGGTGTGACTTACTATACCCGTTCTCCGATCGCCTGCCATGTGAGGGATCTGTTTGGCTACAGCCAGGCATTTATCAGACAGTTTGTCTCCACCTGCAGTCCGGTGATCGCCAACGAATTCATGTGGGGGCTTGGGACGACCATGTATTCTCTTGCCTATGGACGGATGGGAGATAACGCGGTAGCGGCTATTACCATAGCAACCACCATCCAGGACATTGTTGTGGTCCTGTTCCAGGGCCTGAGTGCAGCGACAGCTGTCATACTGGGTCACGAGATGGGCGGCGGGCATTTAAAGCGGGCGGAGAAATACGCAAAGAATTTCTTTATTCTCCAGTTTTTAGTAACGCTGGCTGCCATGGCTATCTGCTATGGGATCCGGGGAAATATCATCGGCATGTACCGGATCACCCCGGAAGTAGCCAGGGACGTGAACCTGTGCCTGATGGTATTTATCCTCTATATGCCGGCGAAGATGTTCAACTATGTCAATGTGGTGGGCGTACTCAGAAGCGGCGGTGACACCAGGGTCTGCCTGTTTATCGACACCAGCGGAGTGTGGTTTATCGGGATACCCATGGCGTTTATCGGCGGTCTGTATTTAAAACAGGCTATCTATGTGGTATATGGGATGGTGATGATCGAAGAGATATACAAAGCAATCATCGGCTATATCCGCTACCGCCAGAAGAAATGGCTCAGGAACTTAAACGCAGAACTGCAGGGCTGAGCGACAGCTTTTAATGGCTGACGAGGCGGTCTGGATACGGAGGATCTTACATGAGGGAACCCTAAATGCAGCAGAAATACTTGATATTCTGTAAAAATAATGCTAGAATAGAAAAGATGTTTTTTGAACAAGGACGAAAAGAGAAGGATAAGGAGCTGTGAGTTATGTCAGGACATTCAAAGTTTGCCAATATCAAACACAAAAAAGAGAGAAATGATGCTGCAAAAGGCAAGATTTTTACCGTGATCGGCCGTGAGATCGCTGTGGCTGTAAAAGAGGGCGGTGCGGACCCGGCTAACAACAGCCGTCTGCGTGATGTGATCGCCAAGGCAAAGGCCAACAACATGCCAAATGACACCATTGACCGCGGCATCAAAAAGGCCGCTGGAGATGCCAATGCAGTTAACTACGAGGTACTGACCTACGAGGGTTACGGCCCGAACGGCGTGGCGATCATCGTAGATACCCTGACCGACAACAAGAACCGTACCGCGGCTAATGTGAGAAGCGCATTTACCAAGGGCAACGGCAACGTAGGGGCACAGGGCAGCGTGTCCTTCATGTTTGACAAGAAGGGACAGATCGTTATCGACAAGGAAGAGTGCGATATGGATCCGGATGAGCTGATGATGCTGGCGCTGGATGCCGGGGCTGAGGATTTCGCCGAGGAAGATGACAGCTATGAGGTTATCACTGATCCGGATGATTTCAGCAAGGTGCGCGAAGCGCTTGAGGCGGAGAAGATCCCGATGATGCAGGCGGAAGTGACCATGATCCCGCAGACCTGGGTGGAGCTGACCGACGAGGAGGATATCAAGCGGATGAACAAGCTTCTTGATCTGCTGGATGACGACGATGACGTACAGGCGGTCTATCACAACTGGGATGAATAAGATCTGAGCGTATTATAGCCATAAGAGAACCATGATCACATGATCAAATTGACGAGAGGCTTTGCCCATGATGGGAAAGCCTCTTTTTTTACGGGGTATTTGTGGTCGCGTCCGGCAGCCGCAGATACTCATGAAGCTTTTCACAGACGACAGGATGCGTTGCGGAGATCAGATTCCGATGCTTTCCCCTGGACACCATATTCGCTGTTTTTATGCGGGTGCGGTACTGGGCGGGCGAATAACCAAAGATGTCGCGGAAGCGCTTATTAAATGTCTTCAGATCGGGAAATCCGTTCCCGATTGCTATCTCGGTCAGGGTCTTGTCGGTGACAGCCAATTCCATGACGGCCTCCTGGAAACGGATCCGGATCAGGTACTCATAGAAATTAATTCCGGTGGTGTGTTTAAACAGGGTGGAGATGTAGGTCCGGTTGTATTGAAAATAGGCGGCAAGGTCCTCCAGGGTGATCTTCTCCCGGTAATGCTCCTCCATATAGAGGATCAGCCGGTGTATGATCTCCTGATGCTGTTCCCCCTGATCCTGCCGGATCGGTACCATCTGCGGATCAAACATGCGGCACAGGGTTGATACCAGAAGTTCCAGGCTGGCCTTGGCGGTCAGCGATGCATAGGGACCGCCTGATGCCGCCGCGTCCAGGATCTGTGCGGCATAAAAGCGCAGGAACTGATATTCTGGCTTATTTCTTGTGTCATTGGTGGACAGGCATTGGGGAAAGACAAACCGGTATCCTTTTTTCAGAAACGGTTTAAAGACTGCCTGTGAAAAACGCAGCACCAGGGCGCTTGTATGTTCTTTCTGTGCCAGTGAGGCGTGTCCGGTGCCCGGCCCCGTCAGGACCACGTCATCCTCGCACATGATAAACTTTTCCGTGCCGCGGCAGAATTCCTGCTCCCCGCTCAGAAGGATATCAAGCTCAAACTCCGTCTGGTGCCAGTGATAGCGGTAATTCAATATCTCATGGGCGTAGCACGATAAGTAGATATTGTCCCTGGGCCACTGCAGATCATAATAATCCTGTTCCATATATCCCTCCAAAATAAAAAATCCAAATATTTTCCCTGTTCAAAAAGTTTGAGACGATATTTGCCCATCCTCTTTTGTTCCCATACTATCGCATAAAATATGGTTTGTCAAGCGTTTGAATTTTGGTTAAAACTGATAATTCCAACACACTGTTTTTGTTATAATCGCAAAAATAAAAACTGTTTAAAAGAGAATACATACAGGGATAATGTTTGGATAAAATTGTATCCGG
This portion of the Clostridium sp. AN503 genome encodes:
- a CDS encoding MATE family efflux transporter, whose amino-acid sequence is MRQMIQDTKDMLRDKTFLQKALTIAFPVAMQGMLNTIVNLVDTMMIGTLGETAIAAVGLANKVFFVFSLLVFGVVSGSGVLAAQYWGNRDVKNIRKVLGLALMISVFGALCFVVPSELQPKAVMRIFTTSEGAIAVGAAYLAVAALSYPFTAVTNTYVAMLRAVGQVKAPVIISCMTILINITFNYILIFGHFGAPAMGAVGAAVATLLARVVECTAIIGVTYYTRSPIACHVRDLFGYSQAFIRQFVSTCSPVIANEFMWGLGTTMYSLAYGRMGDNAVAAITIATTIQDIVVVLFQGLSAATAVILGHEMGGGHLKRAEKYAKNFFILQFLVTLAAMAICYGIRGNIIGMYRITPEVARDVNLCLMVFILYMPAKMFNYVNVVGVLRSGGDTRVCLFIDTSGVWFIGIPMAFIGGLYLKQAIYVVYGMVMIEEIYKAIIGYIRYRQKKWLRNLNAELQG
- a CDS encoding AraC family transcriptional regulator, which encodes MEQDYYDLQWPRDNIYLSCYAHEILNYRYHWHQTEFELDILLSGEQEFCRGTEKFIMCEDDVVLTGPGTGHASLAQKEHTSALVLRFSQAVFKPFLKKGYRFVFPQCLSTNDTRNKPEYQFLRFYAAQILDAAASGGPYASLTAKASLELLVSTLCRMFDPQMVPIRQDQGEQHQEIIHRLILYMEEHYREKITLEDLAAYFQYNRTYISTLFKHTTGINFYEYLIRIRFQEAVMELAVTDKTLTEIAIGNGFPDLKTFNKRFRDIFGYSPAQYRTRIKTANMVSRGKHRNLISATHPVVCEKLHEYLRLPDATTNTP
- a CDS encoding YebC/PmpR family DNA-binding transcriptional regulator codes for the protein MSGHSKFANIKHKKERNDAAKGKIFTVIGREIAVAVKEGGADPANNSRLRDVIAKAKANNMPNDTIDRGIKKAAGDANAVNYEVLTYEGYGPNGVAIIVDTLTDNKNRTAANVRSAFTKGNGNVGAQGSVSFMFDKKGQIVIDKEECDMDPDELMMLALDAGAEDFAEEDDSYEVITDPDDFSKVREALEAEKIPMMQAEVTMIPQTWVELTDEEDIKRMNKLLDLLDDDDDVQAVYHNWDE
- a CDS encoding hemolysin family protein, with amino-acid sequence MDDGYSGLGMILGIAAVVLIVVYLFWRYKKSKEENVTEEDIMTMVNEGHEQGVLESSEAEMITNIFEFDDKEASDIMTHRKNIIALDGSVTLKEAARFVLKEGKNSRFPVYGKDLDDIIGTVHMRDVLIHAENSQESRMALANVPGVLRPAHFIPETRNINSLFKEMQSQKIHMEIVIDEYGQTAGLVTMEDILEEIVGNILDEYDVDEEFIVHGEGDALIMSGMTPLEDAQDELKIEFPEEDLDNYDTINGLLISKLDRIPDEDEQPEVRYLGYLFSVIKVENKMIHSVRVTKQPEAEQSAEVESGEGVFEGRDKRDRDKKD